The DNA segment CAGTTCTTATCGCAGACCCAGAAGAATCCCTTTCGTCCAAAACCGGCGAAATACGTCACCCGGCCCTCCGTGCCACAGCTGGGACACATACGTTTCGTGTTCACCATACCCGACTTCTCGGCGGTCTTTGCCTTCTTCTCTGCCATCCTCACGGTCCTCCTTTGAATTTAAAACTCAGGCAAGTCCAGCACTTACCCATGCACTAGTGTCTGGCGCATAAAAAAATCCGGCCGAGCCGTGAATCTGCTGACCGGACCTACCTACACCTTAAAAGGCCCTATATCGAACCTCGCTCTCACTGTCAACGGTACCCGCGCAGGGCGGTGTGAATCGCGCGGGAATGAGTGTCGCCGGTATGAGAAACGATGTGAATTTATCGGTCGCCAGTTGCAGTGACATGCTGCCAGATCTAAGGAAACCACGTCATTTTCGCTTGGAGAGGTGGCCGAGTGGTCGAAGGCGCACGCCTGCTAAGCGTCCACCGAGTAACGGGATTACAGCTATTTAGGTGGAACGCGCCAGCTCACCCCCGCCCGGCTGTTTGGAATTGACGGCCCGACTCGTGATATAGGCCGAGGCGGCAAGAGAGGGTATCAGGCGACAATGAGGAAGAGAGCATTGCGCTGCGGCGGCTTAGGGCTGGCTCTGCTCCTGCACTGTCTCACTCTGCCCTCGCGCGCCCTGGCGTGCGTCGTGGGCACCGGCTCGGGTGGGAGCTGCACCGAGGCAGCGCTGACTGCCTGCCTCCCAGGCGGCTTGAGTTTCGACGGCACCGTGACCTTCAACTGCGGCGGCGCCGCCACGATTACCGTCACCAGCATCAAGACCATTAGCGCCGACACCACCATTGATGGCGGGAGTCCGATCACGATCAGCGGCGGGTACAGCGTGGGCGTCTTCTCCGTGAACACTGGCGTCACGTTCACGGTCCAGAACCTGACCATCGCCAACGGCAGTAGCACGAGTAGCGGCGGCGGCATCTACAGCTACGGCACGCTGACGGTCACCAACAGCACCTTCTCCAGCAATAGGGCGAACAGGTTCTACTACGGCGCCGCCGGCGGCGGCATCTACAACGACGGCGGCACGCTGACGGTCACCAACAGCACCTTCTTTGACAATAGCGCGAACGGCGGCGGCGGCGGCGGCATCTACAACAACGGCGGCACGGTGACGGTCACCAGCAGCACCTTCTTCGACAATAGCGCGGTCGGCGGCGGCGGCATGTTCAACTACAGCGTGTACAGCGGCGGCACGCTGACGGTCACCAACACTATCGTCGCCAATAGCACCTCGGGCGGCAATTGTGCCGGCAGCGTTACTGATGGAGGCGACAACATCGACGACGGCACGACGTGTGGTTTCACGGGCACCGGCTGCACCAGTACCAGCGGCAGCTCGTTCTGTGGCACCAACCCCCACCTCGACCCGGCAGGTTTGGCTAACAACGGCGGACCGACCCAAACCATCGCGCTCCAAGCGGGCAGCCCGGCGGTCAACGCTGGAGACGAGTCGGTCTGCGCGGCGCCGCCGGTGAACAACCTCGACCAGCGCGGCTACGTCCGGCCGGGTGATGGCGCCACAAGCTGCTCCATCGGCGCGTACGAGTACAACTCGGTCCCAGCCTCACCAACGACGTGTGAAGGCGACTGCAGCAGCGACCGCCACGTGACCGGTTGACGAGATTCTGACGATGGTGAACATCGCCCTCGGCAACACGCCGCTCCTCAACTGCGAGGCCGGCGATGCGAATCACGATGGCCAGATCACCGTTGACGAGATCCTCACGGCGGTGAACAACGCGTTGAACGGCTGCCCGAATCACTGAAATCCCATAGAATTACCAAACTATGGGGTGTCGGCGGAAGCCCTTGAGCCACAAGGGAGTCCGGTGGCCAGGTCGCCAGCCCGCTCCAGAAACAACATTCAACCACTCTCCCACGTGCCTTTTGTGTGATTACGCCACGCGGTCAGATCGGCATCCAGCGAGTGCGGTATAGATGCGCAGCGGTGACCTACGCGCTCGGCGACTCCTCCGTCAGGCTTCGTGCCAGCTTGGCGGCCCTGCCGGGGGGGGGGCCGCCACACGGTTACAAAAGAGCTGTCAGGTTTTCCATCCGCCGCGTCAGATAGGCGTGCATCTCTTCGATTCCTCCCGCTGGGAGTTCTTGTGCAATGCTGGGTGACGGGTTCAACAGCCTTTAGACGCCCTGCGCAACGCTTCGGTAGCCCTTCGAAACGCTGTAGCCGCGCTTCCCGGGCGTGGCTGACCTCCGCTTAAGCGTTATGCGGGCGTTCCAAGCTGCGGGTGAGGGCTCCCCATGCGTTACATTGGCCTTCCCAAGCGCGGGTGACCTCCCTCAAGTCTTATGCGGGCGCTCCAGGCCACGGGTGACGGCTGCATAGGCGTCACATTGGGCATTCCAACGTTTCGTCAGCGGTTCCACGCGTCCATACTGGGGTTGGGTCGATCAATTTTGTCGTCACGGCCACGGTCTCGAATTCCGCAGCTGGCGGATGAACTTGCGCGTGGAGGGGCGGCGAGAGTAAGAGGCAGGCCGACTTTTGTGTCCACCGAGGTGTGGAAGGAGAATGACGTTGAATCAGACTCGTGGTGACTGGGCTCGGAAGGAGAGCGGGCGCGATGCCGTACGCCATCCATTTCGCCGGGCACCGCGACTGTTGGGCTGTGCCGTCGTGATCGCGCTGATTGGTCTCCTTCGGGCGCCCGTGTTCGCTGGCCCTCCCTACGTCACCGACGATCCAGAGCCGGTGGAGTACCAGCACTGGGAGGTGTACCTCGCTTCCGCCCTCTCGCACGACGCGGGGGAGTGGTCGGGCACGGCACCACTCCTGGAAGTGAACTACGGCGCACTACCCGACCTCCACCTTCACGCCATCATGCCGCTGTCGTTTCTCCGCTCCGGCGACGGCAGCACGACCTATGGGTACGGGGACACGGAACTCGGAGCAAAGATCCGCTTCCTCCACGAGACGTCCACGCGTCCGCAAGTCGGAACCTTCCCTCTCCTGGAGATTCCGACCGGCGATGAGCACCGAGGGCTAGGAAGCGGGCAGGTGAAGGCCTTCCTTCCCCTATGGCTCCAAAAAAGCTTCGGCCCCTGGACCACCTACGGAGGCGGCGGGTACTGGATCAATCCCGGTGCCGGCAACCACGATTGGGGCTTTCTGGGGTGGCAGGTGCAGCGCCGTTTCCTCCCGAGCGTGAGCGCAGGCGCGGAGGTGTTTCACACCACGGTTCAAGAAGAGGGTGGCGAGCCAGAGACACGGTTCAACGTTGGGCTGGTCATCGATCTGAGCGGCCTGCAGCACTTGCTGCTTTCGGGAGGTCGCGGACTCCAGGGGCCCAATCAGTTTCAGGGCTACGTTGCCTACCAGCTCACCTTCGGTCCGACAGAGTGATGCTGCGACACGGGAGAGGTAGACCGTTGCCAAGATCCCGGCGCTACTCGTCAACACCTCAGTCGGAGCAGCAGTCTTCGGAAGTCAGCCCAGAGGCGCTGCACTCAGCTTCATTCTGATTCACCGGGCGGCGGCGTTTGCCGGCTCGATGGGTCCGGCGCTGTGTCTGGCAGACTCTCGTGACAAGCTCGCCTCGGCCCGGTGCCGCTCCACGAAATCGATGCACTTGCGGACGTCTCCGCCATCGGTACGGTCTGCATGTCACGCCAGCGCTGCAAGCCGCGTCGCAGATAGTCGGGGTCGATACCTAGCACGCCGCAGATGTGGTCGAAGGAAAATGCGGGGGGTGTATCGCCCTCGCACATGATCCAACGCTCCGCCTCCTGAAACAGCCGTCGCTTGGGAGGCTCACTGGCACGGAGATACTTCTGAAAGCATTCGACGGCTTCCTCCAATACCGCAACCAGAAGTTTGCACTCGCCCTTGTTACTTAGCTGCTCGCGCAGCGGAGCGAACAACTGCGCCGGCAGCACGACCTCGGGTTCAAACAATCCACCACTATGCCACACCAGGCCACCTCCAACGGTAAAAGAAACTCTCCGAGTAATCCCTCAGTCTTGGTGGCGCCTGGCCTCTCGGACGATGAATCGTCCCGCCAATCGAGACTCCCTCTCCCACGCATCAGCTCAGCGCGGGAGAGGACACCAAGCCACGCCACCGAGACTGAGGGGTTACCTCTCCGATCTCAATATGAGCCGACATCGAGTCGCTCCTTATTACAGATTGCCTGGTATTTGTGTATCCGTAAGACTACTGAATTTGATGGGTGGCATCGGGTCGACCCGGTCCCGGGTGGGGCCTCGGCACGGCTCCTGTGACGCCACGCTGACGGTGGCGTGAGGGCCTCGGCGTAACCACCTCTCGCCTCGCCGGGTACTGGCCTGCATCCCCCAGCGGGGATGCGGCTCTTCACGCTTCGGGGATTTTCTCCCACCACTGGCACCACCACTCGCCGCCCACCAGAATGCGCAGCTTCGGGTGCCAGCAGTAGCACAGCTCTTCATCCGGATTCAGGTAGTAGAGACAATTCCGGCAGTGTTCGTCACCGTTCGGCTTGGCGCGCAGGATCGCATCTTCCGCCACGAAGCGCAGCTCGAGCGAGCGCTTCTCGTCGATTTCCTTGGGCTCGGGTTTGGGCAGGTCATCGAATTCGTCGGCCATCGGTCTCGTCGCTCCTCATCATGTCAACAGTGGCCCGCGAGTGACGGTGCGGCTGCGCGCCAGATTAGCGTACCGTCAACGGCAGTGCGAGTGGGTGTGGCAGGCAGTGGAGCACGCACCGATTCCGCCGTCCCGTGTTTTCTGCTACCGTGCCCGGCCCATGCAGCGCGACATTCAGTTGGACCCTCACGAGGCGCGGGTATTCGGAGTGCTGATCGAGAAGGCATTGACGACCCCGGAGCAGTATCCGCTGTCGATCAATGCCGCGACCAACGGCGCCAATCAGAAGAGCAATCGCGATCCGGTGGTGTCCCTCGACGAAGATCACGTGGCCATGGCGCTGGAGCGCCTGGTGCAGAAATACCTGGCACGCAAGGTCTTCCCGGCGAACAGTCGGGTGGAGAAGTACTGCCACAATGGCAAGGACGGGCTCGGCCTTGAAGTCCTGGAGTTGGCGATCCTGGCCGAGTTGCTCATGCGTGGCCCGCAGACCGCGGGCGAACTCCGCACGCGTGCGAGCCGCATGCAGCCGATCGAGTCGCTGGACCAGCTCATGGCGCTCCTCGCCCCGCTGATTGAGCGCGGCTTCGTGCAACACGTCGCGCCGGCACCGGGGTCACGCGCCGAACGCTACGTGCAGTTGTTGAGCCCTGATCTTCATCCGCTCGATGCCCCGCCGCCGGCATACGCCAGCGCCGGCCACGAGTTGCCCGGCCCCGCTACGCCGGTCGGAGATCTCGCCGCCCGGCTCGAAGCGCTCGCAGCCGAGGTCGAGCGGCTGCGTCAGCAGTGCCAGGCACTTGCCGCCAAGCTCGGGCACACGTTCGACGTGTAAAGTCTCCTTTTTCAGATCGCCTGCGTTGCGCTAGCGTACATCCCCGCTAACCGCCCCCTTGTCGCTACGTTTCTGCTGGTGCCCGCTGTCGTCGGTCGGATCCGTTCCTTGCCAACAGTTCATCCACCCGATCGGAACTGGCGAGGTATCACTGCAATCAGATAG comes from the Candidatus Binatia bacterium genome and includes:
- a CDS encoding choice-of-anchor Q domain-containing protein, whose translation is MRKRALRCGGLGLALLLHCLTLPSRALACVVGTGSGGSCTEAALTACLPGGLSFDGTVTFNCGGAATITVTSIKTISADTTIDGGSPITISGGYSVGVFSVNTGVTFTVQNLTIANGSSTSSGGGIYSYGTLTVTNSTFSSNRANRFYYGAAGGGIYNDGGTLTVTNSTFFDNSANGGGGGGIYNNGGTVTVTSSTFFDNSAVGGGGMFNYSVYSGGTLTVTNTIVANSTSGGNCAGSVTDGGDNIDDGTTCGFTGTGCTSTSGSSFCGTNPHLDPAGLANNGGPTQTIALQAGSPAVNAGDESVCAAPPVNNLDQRGYVRPGDGATSCSIGAYEYNSVPASPTTCEGDCSSDRHVTG
- a CDS encoding DUF480 domain-containing protein yields the protein MQRDIQLDPHEARVFGVLIEKALTTPEQYPLSINAATNGANQKSNRDPVVSLDEDHVAMALERLVQKYLARKVFPANSRVEKYCHNGKDGLGLEVLELAILAELLMRGPQTAGELRTRASRMQPIESLDQLMALLAPLIERGFVQHVAPAPGSRAERYVQLLSPDLHPLDAPPPAYASAGHELPGPATPVGDLAARLEALAAEVERLRQQCQALAAKLGHTFDV